CGGGCGGCATCGCGCCGGAGCTGAAAGATGTCAGGATCACGGCGATGTGCGACATAGACAATCCGCTTTACGGCGAGAGGGGCGCGGCTTACGTTTTCGCTCCGCAAAAAGGAGCCTCGCGTGAAGTGGTCCAGCTCCTCGACGCCGGCTTAAAACACCTCAATGAGACTGTCAAGCGCTGCCTCGGCGCGGACCGCGCCGAGGACAGAGGCGCCGGCGCGGCCGGCGGCATGGGCTACGGTTTCGCGGCGTTTCTCGGCGCGGAATTGAAAATGGGAATAGACGTCGTGCTTGACGCGGTCGACTTCGACGGTCTCCTTAAGGGAGCGGACTGCGTATTCACGGGCGAGGGCAGGATAGACTCGCAGAGCCTCGGCGGAAAGGTTGTCATCGGAGTCGCGCGCCGCGCGAAGAGACGCGGCGTGCCGGTGATCGCGGTCGTCGGAGATGTCGGCGACGGCATCGGCGGCGCTTACGAAGAAGGGGTATCCGCGATCTTCCCGATCAACCGCGTGGCGGTCCCCTACAGCGAGGCGCGGCTGCGCGCAAAAAGCGACCTGCGGCTGACGGTCGAGGACATCGTCCGGCTGATAAAGACAGCCGAGCTGCGGCAGAGCGATGTCCGCCGCCTGCCTTTGTAAAGGAATTCCGGGAATGCCGGCGTAAGGGACCGCTTCCCGCGAGTTTTCAGCAAGCAGGAAGGTAATAATAAGTAAGCCCGGCCTCCAAGGCCGGGCTTGTTCATTTAATGCGCCGTTTTTAGTTCCGGCAGCCTGAAGTCTTCAACGAGCTCTCTTATCAGGTCTTTTACCTTGCCGATCGATTTGACCTGTGATACGTTGCTGCCGCAGAAGAAGAGACCGTTTTCCCAGTCGCCCTTATAGGCGCTTACCAGAGCGTCGGCGATGCAGAAGGTCTCGTGCTGAAGGCGGCAGAGGCAATGTGAGAGGCACCCCGCGCGGCAGCCCACTTTTTCCAGCGCTCCGGAGAAGTAGCGTTCGATGAGCGGGCTCATGATCGCGCGCCCCGGCAGCCCGCAGGGGCTCTTTATGAGAACGACGTCCTTCTCTTCCGCATCGATGTATGCCTGCTTGAAGCGGTCGGAGGCGTCGCCCTCTTCGGTGGCGGCGAAGCGGGTGCCCATCTGGACGCCGCTCGCGCCCATTTCCAGGGCATCCTTGATGTCCTTACCGTCCCAGATGCCGCCAGCCGATATTACCGGTATATTATGGCCCAATTCTTTTAAATACTTTACAAGCGCGGGAACGACCTCTTTCAGCGAAAGATTTTCGTCCATAGCCTGTTCCTGATCGCGGGCCCCCAGATGGCCTCCGGCGGTATTCGGGGTCTCGACGACGAAGGCGTCGGGAAGCCTGCCGTAGTGTTTGAGCCAGCGGTTGAGGATGAGTCCCGCCGCCTTGACGCTGCTCACGATCGGCACAAGCGCGGTGTCGGGATATCCCTCTGCCAGCTGCGGCAGTTTGAGCGGCAGCCCCGCGCCCGAGATGATGATATCCGCCCCCGCCTCGCAGGAGGTGCGGACAAGCTGATCGTAGTCGCTCAGCGCGCACATGCAATTTACCGCGATGACGCCCCCGTTTGAAGTTTCC
The window above is part of the Cloacibacillus evryensis DSM 19522 genome. Proteins encoded here:
- a CDS encoding NAD(P)H-dependent flavin oxidoreductase, which produces MIDKKIELPLLTIGKHQPKYPIIQGGMGIMVSGPRLAGAVAAAGGIGTIASVGLAASSPDFDMGSGSKNIDNQNHKILSQYIKEAKETSNGGVIAVNCMCALSDYDQLVRTSCEAGADIIISGAGLPLKLPQLAEGYPDTALVPIVSSVKAAGLILNRWLKHYGRLPDAFVVETPNTAGGHLGARDQEQAMDENLSLKEVVPALVKYLKELGHNIPVISAGGIWDGKDIKDALEMGASGVQMGTRFAATEEGDASDRFKQAYIDAEEKDVVLIKSPCGLPGRAIMSPLIERYFSGALEKVGCRAGCLSHCLCRLQHETFCIADALVSAYKGDWENGLFFCGSNVSQVKSIGKVKDLIRELVEDFRLPELKTAH
- a CDS encoding glycerate kinase, giving the protein MKRFILIPDSFKGTMSSMEICGIMAEAIKAHIPDAGVRGIPVADGGEGTVEAFISAVGGEKRETAVTGPRFEKISSFYGALYDGKTAVVEMSAAAGLPLMGSSLDVLGSTTFGVGELILEAVRGGAGQVIIGLGGSATNDGGCGAAAALGVVFRDGEGRPFVPTGGTLSSIASVETGGIAPELKDVRITAMCDIDNPLYGERGAAYVFAPQKGASREVVQLLDAGLKHLNETVKRCLGADRAEDRGAGAAGGMGYGFAAFLGAELKMGIDVVLDAVDFDGLLKGADCVFTGEGRIDSQSLGGKVVIGVARRAKRRGVPVIAVVGDVGDGIGGAYEEGVSAIFPINRVAVPYSEARLRAKSDLRLTVEDIVRLIKTAELRQSDVRRLPL